Proteins found in one Triticum urartu cultivar G1812 chromosome 4, Tu2.1, whole genome shotgun sequence genomic segment:
- the LOC125553656 gene encoding aldehyde oxidase GLOX-like, translated as MPKPARPFLPLLIVLLLITSRVDNAGADATAWQLEPAQPTSPAALAGEWRLLHANIGVSAMHMQLLPEDFVLMFDRTDSGPSNISLLDPASCAAAAAAPNATAAPADCSAHSVLLDLRSNALHPYPLATNPWCSSAALLPNGTLLQTGGFSNGDRIARLFSPTTGWVDLPDFLAARRWYATDILLADGRVLILGGRRQYNFEFFPHDGVNGPPPLTFFPFLDETTEVDAENNLYPFLHLLPDGTVFVFANDRAVVFDPYNRTPLRRLPTIPGGVPRNYPSSGSSVLLPLRPEYPTHAEVLVCGGAPRGAYQLALRNGTFVPTERTCGRIAPTDANPVWAMEEMPLPRVMGDMVLLPTGDVLIVNGAAAGTAGWELGREPVMYPVLYRPDTQNGARFEVLTASTVPRMYHSSATLDTYGRVLVGGSNPHIGYVFANVTYPTELSLEAFLPPYLDTRLDGLRPRVLGAPAEVGYGEAASVRFEVPGGALAGGGPEDQVVRVVAVAPAFATHSFGMNQRVVDLAVTRVAQLDVGVYEAEVATPPSPGVAPPGYYLWFVVHAGVPSSAAWVRMRPLGAAP; from the coding sequence ATGCCTAAGCCGGCGAGACCCTTCCTTCCCCTGCTCATCGTCCTCCTGCTGATCACCAGCCGCGTCGACAATGCCGGCGCCGACGCCACGGCGTGGCAGCTGGAGCCTGCCCAGCCGACGTCGCCGGCCGCGCTGGCCGGCGAGTGGCGGCTCCTCCACGCCAACATCGGCGTCTCGGCCATGCACATGCAGCTCCTCCCGGAGGACTTCGTCCTCATGTTCGACCGCACCGACTCCGGCCCCTCCAACATCTCCCTCCTCGACCCGGCCTCGTgcgccgccgcggccgccgcgcCGAACGCCACCGCCGCGCCCGCCGACTGCTCCGCGCACTCGGTGCTCCTCGACCTCCGGTCCAACGCGCTGCACCCGTACCCGCTCGCCACCAACCCGTGGTGCTCGTCCGCCGCGCTGCTCCCCAACGGCACGCTCCTCCAGACCGGCGGCTTCTCCAACGGCGACCGCATCGCGCGCCTGTTCTCCCCGACGACCGGCTGGGTCGACCTCCCGGATTTCCTGGCCGCGCGGCGATGGTACGCCACTGACATCCTCCTCGCCGACGGGCGGGTGCTCATCCTCGGCGGCCGGCGGCAGTACAACTTCGAGTTCTTCCCGCACGACGGCGTCAACGGCCCGCCGCCGCTGACCTTCTTCCCGTTCTTGGACGAGACCACGGAGGTGGACGCCGAGAACAACCTCTACCccttcctccacctcctccccgACGGCACCGTCTTCGTCTTCGCCAACGACCGAGCCGTCGTCTTCGACCCCTACAACCGCACCCCGCTACGCCGCCTCCCCACGATCCCTGGCGGAGTTCCGCGGAACTACCCGTCCTCTGGCTCGTCGGTCCTCCTCCCGCTGCGCCCAGAGTACCCGACGCACGCCGAGGTGCTGGTCTGCGGGGGCGCGCCGCGTGGGGCGTACCAGCTCGCGCTCCGGAACGGCACGTTCGTGCCGACCGAGCGGACATGCGGCCGCATCGCGCCGACGGACGCGAACCCGGTGTGGGCCATGGAGGAGATGCCTCTGCCACGGGTGATGGGCGACATGGTGCTGCTCCCGACCGGTGACGTGCTCATCGTGaacggcgcggcggcggggacggcgggGTGGGAGCTCGGACGGGAGCCGGTGATGTATCCGGTGCTGTATCGGCCGGACACGCAGAACGGCGCGCGGTTCGAGGTTCTGACCGCCTCCACCGTCCCGAGGATGTACCACTCGTCGGCGACGCTGGACACGTACggccgggtgctcgtcggcgggAGCAACCCGCACATCGGGTACGTGTTCGCCAACGTGACGTACCCGACGGAGCTGAGCCTGGAGGCGTTCCTGCCGCCATACCTCGACACGCGGCTCGACGGCCTGCGGCCGCGGGTGCTGGGGGCGCCAGCGGAGGTCGGGTACGGGGAAGCGGCGTCGGTGCGGTTCGAGGTGCCCGGCGGCGCGCTGGCGGGAGGGGGACCCGAAGATCAGGTGGTGCGCGTGGTGGCTGTGGCGCCGGCGTTCGCGACGCACTCGTTCGGGATGAACCAGCGGGTGGTGGACCTGGCCGTGACGAGGGTGGCGCAGCTGGACGTCGGGGTGTACGAGGCGGAGGTGGCCACGCCGCCGTCGCCCGGCGTGGCGCCGCCGGGGTACTACCTGTGGTTCGTGGTGCACGCCGGCGTGCCCAGCAGCGCGGCGTGGGTGCGCATGCGGCCGCTCGGTGCAGCGCCATGA